A single region of the Bacteroides luhongzhouii genome encodes:
- the ruvC gene encoding crossover junction endodeoxyribonuclease RuvC: MIQPVKEKIILGIDPGTTIMGYGVLRVRGTKPEMIAMGIIDLRKFANHYLKLRHIHERVLSIIESYLPDELAIEAPFFGKNVQSMLKLGRAQGVAMAVALSRDIPITEYAPLKIKMAITGNGQASKEQVADMLQRMLRFSKEDMPTFLDATDGLAAAYCHFLQMGRPTMEKGYSSWKDFIAKNPDKVK; the protein is encoded by the coding sequence GTGATTCAACCGGTAAAAGAAAAGATAATCCTGGGGATTGACCCCGGTACGACAATCATGGGATATGGGGTTTTAAGGGTGAGAGGAACCAAACCCGAAATGATTGCGATGGGGATTATCGACTTGCGTAAATTTGCCAATCACTATCTGAAACTTCGTCATATCCATGAACGGGTATTGAGTATTATTGAAAGTTATCTACCGGATGAGTTGGCTATTGAAGCACCTTTCTTCGGTAAAAATGTGCAATCGATGTTGAAGTTAGGTCGTGCACAAGGGGTAGCAATGGCAGTAGCTTTGAGCCGCGACATTCCAATCACCGAGTATGCCCCTTTGAAGATAAAAATGGCTATCACCGGAAATGGGCAGGCATCAAAGGAACAAGTTGCGGATATGTTGCAGCGGATGCTCCGGTTTTCAAAAGAAGATATGCCTACCTTTCTGGATGCAACGGATGGCTTGGCAGCAGCCTATTGTCATTTCCTGCAAATGGGGCGACCGACAATGGAGAAAGGGTATAGTAGTTGGAAGGATTTTATTGCGAAGAATCCGGATAAAGTGAAATAA
- a CDS encoding tyrosine-type recombinase/integrase, which translates to MQPKTLNNDSIKKAETMVSNNEIKQCFIQEITPYYNLVKPKGTKPTMVYFIVRIKNEQVRISTRCKVYPNQWEKNKAKVSKLLPKLESDNNMILNNQIKIYNQRFDEYKYLVNCGQIEMNKDTLKHYIYKGQIMKEIKEALNIPQTLKDYIYNDISFTDATRENRVREVEKFESFLNGRVLNSYSELNTKLFREFQEWLIENVEGKNEDGTASPATLNKIVSNLLGSINKYLVANEIISKSQFIDIVVTPIKQTKNDNKIALTEDEIYLLHNYQCETEKDEQIRDLFLLECTTGQRFSDVNKVTNNIIHKDGRTYINLVQDKNKAPIQVDILFEMALEIVQKYDYKLPNISNKLLNERIKIIAQKAGIKGSEELFFDHIDKSKAYTITRERHECICSHTGRNTFVTMLSLRGWHYHEIGRYTGHKKIETIQHYDKSKVGTKYRVMFEALQKERPELLLKLVIDKVDKKEELNNKETTKEPLNLLTNPLLNDNEKVELEYYAIDRDVDITKFDLTNDELKWLDKTEGTFQVGIASLKTRKILNRLILMGIVVRLK; encoded by the coding sequence ATGCAACCTAAAACACTAAACAATGATTCTATTAAGAAAGCTGAAACAATGGTTTCAAACAATGAAATCAAACAATGTTTTATCCAAGAGATAACACCCTACTATAACCTAGTAAAACCTAAAGGGACAAAACCAACAATGGTTTACTTTATAGTAAGAATCAAAAACGAACAGGTACGTATATCTACAAGATGTAAGGTGTACCCCAATCAATGGGAGAAGAATAAAGCTAAAGTAAGTAAACTACTTCCCAAACTAGAATCTGATAATAATATGATTCTTAATAACCAAATCAAAATATATAATCAAAGATTTGACGAATACAAATATTTAGTAAATTGCGGGCAAATTGAGATGAATAAAGATACTTTAAAACATTATATCTACAAAGGACAAATTATGAAAGAGATAAAAGAAGCATTGAATATACCCCAAACATTAAAAGACTACATCTATAATGATATATCATTCACTGACGCTACAAGGGAAAATAGAGTAAGAGAGGTTGAAAAATTTGAGAGCTTTTTAAATGGTAGGGTATTGAATAGTTATTCAGAGCTAAACACAAAACTGTTTAGGGAGTTCCAAGAATGGTTAATTGAGAATGTTGAGGGTAAAAATGAGGATGGAACAGCATCCCCAGCAACATTAAATAAAATAGTTTCCAACTTATTAGGGTCAATAAATAAATATTTGGTAGCCAATGAAATTATTTCTAAGTCACAATTTATAGATATAGTAGTTACACCTATAAAGCAGACAAAAAACGATAATAAAATAGCCTTAACAGAAGATGAAATCTATTTATTACACAATTACCAATGTGAAACTGAAAAGGATGAGCAAATAAGAGACTTATTTTTATTAGAATGTACAACAGGACAACGCTTTAGTGATGTAAACAAAGTAACCAACAACATCATACATAAAGATGGCAGAACATACATCAACCTTGTACAAGATAAGAATAAAGCCCCTATTCAAGTAGATATACTATTTGAAATGGCATTAGAAATAGTACAAAAATATGACTATAAGCTACCAAACATTAGCAATAAGCTACTAAATGAAAGAATTAAAATAATAGCCCAAAAAGCAGGCATTAAAGGAAGTGAAGAGCTTTTTTTTGACCATATAGACAAAAGCAAAGCCTATACTATTACAAGAGAAAGACACGAATGTATTTGCAGCCACACAGGTAGAAATACATTTGTTACAATGTTATCATTACGTGGATGGCATTACCACGAAATAGGACGTTATACAGGTCATAAGAAAATAGAAACGATACAGCACTATGATAAATCCAAAGTAGGTACTAAATACAGGGTAATGTTTGAAGCTCTTCAAAAAGAACGTCCAGAATTACTGTTAAAGTTAGTTATTGATAAAGTTGATAAAAAAGAGGAACTTAATAATAAAGAGACAACTAAAGAGCCTCTCAACCTATTAACCAATCCACTATTAAATGACAACGAAAAAGTAGAACTGGAGTATTACGCAATTGATAGAGATGTAGATATAACTAAATTTGACCTTACTAATGATGAGTTAAAATGGCTGGATAAAACAGAAGGTACCTTTCAAGTTGGTATAGCCTCTTTAAAAACAAGAAAGATACTTAACAGGCTTATTCTAATGGGAATAGTAGTTAGGCTTAAATAA
- a CDS encoding DUF4286 family protein, with protein sequence MLIYNTTFQVDDDVHDNFLIWIKESYIPEVQKHGALKAPRICRILSHREEGSAYSLQWEVESSGLLHRWHLEQGVRLNDELAKIFKDKVVGFPTLMEVIE encoded by the coding sequence ATGCTGATTTATAATACAACTTTTCAAGTGGACGATGACGTTCACGACAATTTTCTGATTTGGATAAAAGAGAGTTACATCCCTGAAGTACAGAAACACGGTGCGTTGAAGGCACCCCGCATTTGCCGGATATTGAGTCATCGGGAAGAAGGAAGTGCGTATTCTTTGCAATGGGAGGTAGAAAGCAGTGGATTATTGCATCGCTGGCATTTGGAACAGGGGGTGCGACTGAATGACGAACTGGCAAAAATATTTAAAGATAAAGTGGTCGGATTTCCGACCTTGATGGAGGTGATAGAGTGA
- the pulA gene encoding type I pullulanase, whose amino-acid sequence MKMGNNYLAILGVTTVTTVMSCSPAKKEYTSFELYPIRTGSLTEMEYTPSATKFFLWSPTAEEVRLMLYDAGEGGHAYETVKMEPGEDGTWVTTVDKDLLGKFYAFNVKINDKWQGDTPGINAHAVGVNGKRAAIIDWKTTNPEGWESDRRPSLKSPADMIIYEMHHRDFSVDSTSGIKNKGKYLALTEHGTVNSGNQPTGIDHLIELGVTHVHLLPSSDYASIDETKLDENHYNWGYDPANYNVPDGSYSTDPYQPATRVKEFKQMVQALHRAGIRVIMDVVYNHTFNTLESNFERTVPGYFYRQKEDGTLANGSGCGNETASERPMMRKFMIESVLYWIKEYHIDGFRFDLMGVHDIETMNEIRKAVNKVDPTICIYGEGWAAEAPQYPADSLAMKGNISHMPGIAVFSDELRDGLCGPVWKKEEGAFLAGVPGGEMSVKFGIVGAIKHPQVRCDSVNYSQKPWAEQPTQMISYVSCHDGLCLVDRLKASMPGATPEQLVRLDKLAQTIVFTSQGIPFIYAGEEVMRDKQGIDNSYKSPDAINAIDWRRKTTNGDVFTYYKRLIELRKSHPAFRMGNAEMVRKHLEFLPVEGQNLIAFRLKERANGDSWEDIIVAFNSRTTPARLEVPVGKYTVVCKDGVIDVRGLGTQTGPEVIIPGQSALIMYK is encoded by the coding sequence ATGAAGATGGGAAATAATTATTTAGCAATATTAGGTGTGACTACAGTGACAACAGTGATGAGTTGTTCTCCTGCGAAAAAGGAGTATACTTCTTTTGAATTATATCCGATTCGTACGGGAAGCCTTACAGAAATGGAATATACGCCGTCGGCAACCAAATTCTTCCTTTGGTCACCAACAGCAGAAGAAGTGCGCCTTATGCTTTATGATGCGGGTGAGGGTGGGCATGCCTACGAAACGGTGAAGATGGAACCCGGAGAGGATGGAACCTGGGTGACTACAGTAGATAAAGACCTGCTCGGCAAATTTTATGCTTTCAATGTAAAAATCAACGATAAATGGCAAGGGGATACTCCGGGAATCAATGCTCACGCTGTAGGAGTGAACGGGAAGCGTGCTGCTATCATCGACTGGAAGACTACCAATCCGGAGGGGTGGGAGAGTGACCGACGTCCTTCTCTGAAATCTCCTGCTGATATGATTATCTATGAGATGCATCATCGTGACTTCTCTGTCGATTCTACTTCGGGAATAAAGAATAAAGGCAAATACCTTGCACTGACTGAACATGGGACGGTGAATTCTGGCAATCAACCAACAGGTATCGATCATCTGATAGAACTCGGAGTGACACACGTGCATCTTCTTCCTTCCTCTGATTATGCCTCTATCGACGAAACAAAATTAGATGAAAACCACTATAATTGGGGATATGATCCAGCGAATTACAATGTGCCGGATGGTTCTTATTCAACTGATCCTTATCAGCCTGCCACTCGTGTGAAAGAGTTCAAGCAGATGGTACAAGCACTGCATAGAGCCGGAATTAGGGTAATAATGGATGTGGTTTACAATCACACTTTCAATACGCTTGAAAGTAACTTTGAGCGTACCGTTCCCGGCTATTTTTACCGTCAGAAAGAAGACGGCACATTGGCAAATGGTTCAGGATGTGGCAATGAAACGGCTAGTGAACGACCTATGATGCGTAAGTTCATGATAGAGTCCGTTCTATATTGGATAAAAGAATATCATATTGACGGCTTCCGTTTTGACTTGATGGGAGTGCATGATATTGAAACAATGAACGAGATTCGAAAAGCAGTCAATAAAGTCGATCCTACTATTTGTATCTATGGAGAAGGTTGGGCGGCCGAAGCTCCTCAATATCCGGCAGATTCATTGGCGATGAAAGGAAATATTTCCCATATGCCCGGAATTGCTGTTTTCTCGGATGAATTGCGTGACGGGCTTTGCGGCCCTGTATGGAAAAAGGAGGAAGGGGCTTTTCTTGCCGGGGTTCCGGGGGGAGAAATGAGTGTAAAATTCGGAATTGTTGGAGCTATCAAGCACCCGCAAGTACGCTGTGATTCCGTAAATTATAGTCAGAAACCGTGGGCGGAACAGCCTACCCAGATGATTAGTTATGTTTCCTGCCATGATGGTTTGTGTCTGGTGGATCGATTGAAGGCAAGTATGCCGGGAGCTACTCCTGAACAGTTGGTTCGACTTGATAAATTGGCACAAACGATAGTCTTTACTTCACAGGGAATTCCTTTTATCTATGCAGGTGAAGAAGTGATGCGTGATAAACAAGGGATAGACAACAGTTATAAAAGTCCGGATGCCATCAATGCCATTGATTGGAGACGCAAAACGACGAACGGAGATGTTTTTACATACTATAAACGGCTCATTGAGCTTCGTAAATCTCATCCGGCTTTCCGTATGGGAAATGCAGAAATGGTCCGGAAACATCTGGAGTTCCTTCCGGTTGAAGGACAAAACCTGATTGCGTTCCGACTCAAAGAGCGTGCGAATGGAGATAGCTGGGAAGATATTATCGTAGCCTTTAATTCCCGTACGACTCCTGCACGACTGGAAGTTCCTGTTGGCAAATATACGGTAGTATGCAAAGACGGAGTGATAGATGTGCGTGGATTGGGTACGCAAACCGGACCGGAGGTGATTATTCCTGGTCAGTCTGCGTTGATTATGTACAAGTAA
- a CDS encoding DEAD/DEAH box helicase family protein: protein MKQEIINGDNARYLGELERFKDGIPFGIVNKTKTDVGGTYVAANCSSNYIIVCPFKDLVDSIAADKNNRYEVFKCYGGVREYQFRKYIKNNTTYKIAVTYDSLPKLIGWLSGTEGWKVLVDEYHLILEDMDFRYDAINGLMEEIQKFRHYSFLSATPIDLDFEIDFLKRLPHYKVQWNGVTKITPIRYKVTQLTKGLARFIQIFLDEGISLPDINGNVSKVEELYIFINSVTSIKQIADTLKLNPDDVKICCADRIRNNKLLGEYQIESVSSPNKKINFFTKKCFQGCNLFTNNGLIIVASDAYRTQTLVDISTTMEQIAGRIRINDEYQNIFRNVIVHLFSTNKNVMSDEEFEMVMQDKEKEADKLLSGWSKLDKEERQTYIKRMNLDTELVSIINGRMVYNNLKKQSFIYKQALRKTYKDGISIRDSFMQSEKFELTNQNKWKDFNIKLAKAMTVSYEQLLKDYLDSPSESYEQEYPEFPLIKRYLKESEMNTLRWNREKMLKAVEDKKQVDKVFLAIYQPGFISNQDLKDKLKDEFGRLGIKLSPKATLIENCTLYNVEKASRKIDGKTVSGYELGKMIFTFE from the coding sequence ATGAAACAAGAAATCATTAATGGTGACAATGCCCGATATTTGGGCGAATTAGAAAGATTTAAAGATGGTATTCCTTTTGGAATCGTGAACAAGACAAAGACAGATGTAGGCGGCACTTATGTGGCTGCAAATTGCAGTAGCAACTATATTATCGTATGTCCGTTCAAGGACTTGGTGGATAGCATAGCAGCAGATAAGAATAACAGGTATGAAGTATTCAAATGTTATGGCGGTGTAAGAGAATACCAGTTCAGGAAATATATCAAAAACAATACCACATATAAGATAGCCGTGACCTATGACAGCCTGCCCAAATTAATTGGATGGTTGAGCGGTACAGAAGGGTGGAAAGTCTTGGTAGATGAATACCATTTAATTTTGGAAGACATGGATTTCAGATATGATGCAATTAATGGCTTGATGGAAGAAATACAGAAGTTCAGGCATTATTCTTTTTTGTCTGCCACTCCAATTGACCTTGACTTTGAGATAGATTTCCTGAAACGGCTTCCACATTACAAAGTCCAATGGAATGGAGTGACGAAAATAACTCCTATTAGATATAAGGTCACGCAATTAACCAAAGGACTGGCTAGATTCATACAGATATTTTTGGATGAAGGCATATCACTCCCAGACATAAACGGCAATGTCAGTAAAGTGGAAGAACTATATATTTTCATCAATTCTGTGACCAGTATCAAGCAGATAGCAGATACGTTGAAGCTGAATCCAGATGATGTGAAAATATGCTGTGCTGACAGGATTAGAAATAACAAACTGTTGGGCGAATACCAGATTGAATCAGTCAGTAGTCCCAATAAGAAGATTAATTTCTTTACAAAGAAATGCTTTCAGGGATGCAACCTTTTTACCAATAACGGGCTGATAATAGTAGCCAGTGACGCATACAGAACACAGACTTTGGTGGATATAAGTACTACTATGGAACAGATAGCAGGCAGAATCAGAATCAATGATGAATACCAGAATATCTTTAGGAATGTGATAGTCCATCTGTTCTCCACCAATAAGAATGTTATGAGCGATGAAGAGTTTGAAATGGTGATGCAGGATAAAGAGAAGGAAGCTGACAAGTTGCTAAGCGGATGGAGCAAGTTGGATAAGGAAGAGAGACAGACCTATATTAAGAGGATGAACTTAGACACTGAACTAGTCTCCATCATTAATGGCAGGATGGTATATAACAATCTGAAAAAACAATCTTTCATTTATAAGCAGGCACTAAGGAAGACATACAAGGATGGAATCAGCATCAGGGACAGTTTTATGCAATCAGAAAAATTTGAGCTTACCAACCAGAATAAATGGAAGGATTTCAACATAAAACTGGCAAAGGCAATGACTGTCAGTTATGAGCAATTACTAAAAGATTATCTGGATTCCCCTTCTGAATCTTATGAACAGGAATATCCAGAATTTCCACTAATCAAAAGATATTTGAAGGAATCTGAAATGAATACTCTTAGATGGAACAGGGAGAAGATGCTAAAAGCTGTAGAGGACAAGAAACAAGTTGATAAAGTTTTCTTGGCTATATATCAGCCTGGCTTTATCAGCAATCAGGACTTGAAAGACAAGTTGAAGGATGAGTTTGGCAGATTGGGAATCAAGTTATCCCCCAAAGCTACTCTGATAGAGAATTGCACTCTTTACAATGTGGAGAAGGCAAGCAGGAAGATAGATGGAAAAACTGTTAGTGGGTATGAACTTGGCAAGATGATATTTACCTTTGAATAA
- a CDS encoding hybrid sensor histidine kinase/response regulator transcription factor has product MNMKAQILLLFSIYCFLIGGTPVMKAQTGRFYSTDKELSNSLINAVYQDRKGFIWIATENGLNKFDGTRFSIYRHNAIDSTSLKNNYVRTLFEDSRGNFWIGCINGLQRYDRATDSFHELFIPRKDGRKNPHITSIIERRNGDLWIATSGQGAISLKKDSHPTSFHIETELTERMGSNYLNVIFEDSRQNLWIATEEKGLYRYSPESKELKSYKAPHNIIGDDVSAICEDTHGQIFVGTLTKGLFKLSARQEGDFEPVPYQNRMNLNIRTLILDTRGKLFIGTDGEGVKEYQPQQNTIVDSEINAGPFDFSKSKVHSLIEDKDHNLWLGIFQKGLILVPGISNKFDYYGYKSIHNNTIGSSCVMAIHTDEQATIWIGTDNDGLYAINEQGKQLRHYTHQAGNIHSVPGTILCLYEDSNRELWLGSYFDGLARMNKQTGVCQDATSLLQGNLSAGKPKVSCIIEDKDKNLWVGTYGSGLYKINLPTQHVTYYESTRNENDDWSINRLPNDWISCLLEDKEGMIWIGNYKGLAVLNPQTDNFINYKKQNNLLPGYVVYSLLESTNGDIWAGTSEGLVCLNKDKLVPVLFTTADGLPSDIICGLAEDEEKNIWISTHQGISKLTPQEKKFINYYAGDGLQGNEFTRTAVFKDKRGKIFFGGTNGVTAFHPQDITEIKKEMNVLITGFYIGNRPVKKGDKSGNNIITDAAVMDTEQFTLAYNENTFSIDFSVLEFSNPERISYQYKIKELGDEWISTQPGTNRVTYSSLKPGKYTFSVQARDHNNFSNIRTVTIVITPPWYQTWWAKVFWGCLGVLLIYALTMYILSRIRHRQEVMRQKHMEQINEAKLQFFINISHEIRTPMTLIISPLEKLLAEHSDKQSVYLMIYRNAQRILRLINQLMDIRKLDKGQMHLKFRETDIVGFINDLMQTFNYQAQKKNITFTFEKKLKDTRSLKVWIDLNNFDKVLMNVLSNAFKYTREGGNIEVLLKTGHNDTYRGALKDYFEIDITDNGIGIDKDKIEQIFERFYQINNDMTQSNFGTGIGLHLSRSLVELHHGIIKAENREDGQGTRFIIRLPLGSNHLKADELENPEETGSELTISQLPKDSLYETEEEETKANEYRKPKAKTRYRVLIVEDDDEIRRYIRSELDTDFRISECTNGKEGLENILKEKPDLVISDVMMPEMDGITLCRKMKQNINVNHIPIILLTAKSKAEDQIEGLEIGADAYVIKPFNTELLRTTISNLIANRERLRSKLVGEKQVEEKIVKIEMKSNDEILMNKVMKTINDHLADPALNVEMLASNVGMSRVHMHRKLKELTNQSARDFIRSIRLKQAANLLREKNLSISEVAYATGFSNLSHFSNTFRDFYGISPTEYKEQPDVPQE; this is encoded by the coding sequence ATGAATATGAAGGCACAAATCTTACTCCTTTTTTCTATATACTGCTTCCTGATAGGAGGTACTCCTGTAATGAAAGCACAAACCGGCAGATTCTATTCAACCGACAAAGAACTTTCCAACAGTTTAATTAATGCTGTGTATCAGGACAGGAAAGGTTTTATTTGGATAGCTACTGAAAACGGACTCAATAAATTCGATGGAACACGTTTCTCTATTTATCGACATAATGCCATAGATAGCACTAGCCTGAAAAACAACTATGTACGAACATTATTCGAAGATAGCCGCGGTAATTTTTGGATCGGTTGCATTAATGGGCTACAACGATATGACCGTGCCACTGATAGTTTTCATGAATTATTTATCCCTCGAAAAGATGGACGAAAGAACCCACATATAACTTCCATTATTGAACGGCGGAACGGAGATCTTTGGATAGCGACTTCCGGACAAGGGGCCATATCACTGAAGAAAGACAGTCACCCCACTTCTTTCCATATCGAAACCGAACTGACAGAACGAATGGGGAGTAACTACCTGAACGTAATATTTGAAGATTCCCGGCAGAATTTATGGATTGCTACTGAAGAAAAAGGACTTTACCGTTACTCACCGGAAAGTAAAGAGCTTAAAAGTTACAAAGCTCCTCATAATATAATAGGTGATGATGTTTCTGCCATTTGTGAAGACACTCACGGGCAAATCTTTGTAGGAACTCTAACCAAAGGGCTTTTCAAATTATCGGCCAGGCAGGAAGGAGATTTCGAACCGGTTCCCTATCAAAACCGTATGAACCTGAATATCCGGACTCTTATCCTTGACACCCGGGGAAAACTATTTATAGGAACGGATGGTGAAGGAGTAAAAGAATACCAGCCTCAACAAAATACTATTGTGGACAGCGAAATTAATGCCGGTCCCTTTGATTTTTCCAAATCCAAAGTTCATTCATTAATCGAAGATAAAGATCATAACTTATGGTTGGGTATCTTCCAGAAGGGTTTGATACTGGTGCCCGGCATTTCAAACAAGTTCGATTACTATGGCTATAAATCGATACATAACAATACCATCGGCTCCAGTTGTGTCATGGCCATTCATACAGATGAACAAGCGACAATCTGGATAGGCACAGATAATGACGGGTTGTATGCTATAAACGAGCAGGGAAAACAATTGCGTCACTACACCCATCAGGCAGGTAACATCCATTCAGTCCCCGGAACAATTCTATGTCTTTATGAAGACTCTAACCGGGAACTTTGGCTCGGATCTTACTTCGATGGCTTAGCCCGGATGAATAAGCAAACCGGAGTATGTCAGGATGCCACCTCACTTTTACAAGGTAATCTTAGCGCAGGCAAACCGAAGGTTTCCTGCATCATTGAAGATAAAGATAAGAATCTGTGGGTAGGGACCTATGGTTCCGGATTGTACAAAATAAATCTGCCAACGCAACATGTCACCTATTACGAGTCTACCCGCAATGAAAACGACGACTGGAGTATCAATCGTCTTCCAAACGATTGGATTAGTTGTCTGCTCGAAGACAAAGAAGGAATGATATGGATAGGTAATTACAAGGGACTGGCAGTACTCAATCCTCAAACGGACAATTTTATCAATTATAAAAAGCAAAACAATCTCCTCCCCGGATATGTAGTTTACAGTTTATTAGAAAGTACCAACGGAGATATTTGGGCCGGAACATCGGAAGGGCTGGTCTGCCTGAATAAAGACAAATTAGTACCTGTGCTTTTCACTACTGCCGACGGTCTCCCCAGTGATATTATTTGTGGTTTGGCCGAAGATGAGGAAAAGAACATCTGGATCAGTACCCACCAAGGTATCTCTAAACTGACCCCTCAAGAAAAGAAGTTTATTAACTACTATGCTGGTGACGGTTTACAAGGTAATGAGTTTACCCGCACCGCTGTATTTAAAGATAAACGCGGCAAAATATTCTTTGGAGGTACCAATGGAGTGACTGCCTTCCACCCCCAAGATATCACTGAAATTAAAAAAGAAATGAATGTATTGATTACCGGCTTCTACATTGGTAACCGCCCAGTGAAGAAAGGTGATAAATCCGGTAATAATATTATCACAGATGCTGCAGTTATGGATACAGAACAATTTACATTGGCATATAATGAAAATACATTCAGCATTGATTTCTCCGTATTAGAATTCAGCAATCCGGAACGGATCAGTTATCAATATAAAATAAAGGAATTAGGAGACGAATGGATCAGTACACAACCGGGAACAAACCGGGTGACCTATAGTAGCCTGAAACCAGGGAAATACACCTTTTCCGTACAGGCACGTGACCATAATAATTTCTCTAATATCCGCACAGTTACTATCGTCATCACCCCACCTTGGTATCAAACCTGGTGGGCTAAAGTGTTCTGGGGATGTCTTGGAGTATTATTGATCTATGCCCTCACTATGTACATCCTGTCACGCATCCGCCACCGGCAAGAAGTGATGCGACAAAAACACATGGAACAGATCAATGAAGCTAAATTACAATTCTTCATTAATATCTCACACGAGATACGTACTCCGATGACTCTCATCATCAGTCCATTGGAAAAGCTATTGGCCGAACATTCCGATAAACAATCGGTTTATCTCATGATTTACCGGAATGCCCAACGTATTCTACGCCTTATCAACCAATTGATGGATATACGAAAGTTGGATAAAGGGCAGATGCATCTTAAATTCCGGGAAACAGATATCGTAGGATTTATCAATGATTTGATGCAGACCTTCAACTATCAAGCTCAAAAAAAGAATATCACATTTACTTTCGAGAAAAAGCTGAAAGATACCCGTTCTCTAAAAGTCTGGATTGATTTAAACAACTTTGACAAAGTATTAATGAATGTTCTTTCCAACGCTTTCAAATATACACGTGAAGGAGGGAATATCGAGGTATTATTAAAAACAGGTCATAATGATACTTACCGGGGTGCTTTAAAAGATTACTTCGAAATTGACATTACCGATAACGGAATTGGTATCGATAAAGACAAGATAGAACAAATATTCGAGCGTTTCTATCAGATTAACAACGATATGACGCAGTCGAATTTCGGTACAGGAATCGGATTACATCTTTCGCGGTCATTAGTAGAGCTACACCATGGTATCATTAAGGCAGAAAACCGGGAGGACGGACAAGGAACCCGTTTCATCATCCGTCTGCCACTAGGTAGTAATCACCTGAAAGCAGATGAACTGGAGAATCCGGAAGAAACCGGAAGCGAACTGACCATCTCTCAACTTCCCAAAGACTCTTTATATGAAACAGAAGAAGAGGAAACAAAAGCTAACGAATATAGAAAACCAAAAGCCAAAACGCGCTATCGTGTCTTAATAGTGGAAGATGATGACGAAATACGTCGCTACATACGCAGCGAACTGGATACTGATTTCCGCATCAGTGAGTGTACGAATGGTAAGGAAGGATTGGAAAACATCTTAAAGGAGAAGCCGGATTTGGTAATCAGTGATGTCATGATGCCGGAAATGGACGGAATTACCCTTTGCCGAAAAATGAAACAAAACATCAACGTAAACCATATACCTATTATATTATTAACCGCCAAATCAAAAGCCGAAGACCAGATTGAAGGATTGGAAATCGGAGCAGATGCGTATGTCATAAAACCTTTCAATACCGAACTTCTACGCACGACTATCAGCAACCTGATAGCTAACAGGGAAAGATTACGTAGCAAACTCGTCGGTGAAAAACAAGTAGAAGAGAAAATTGTAAAAATAGAAATGAAATCCAACGATGAAATACTGATGAATAAAGTGATGAAAACCATCAACGATCATCTTGCTGATCCTGCCCTTAATGTAGAGATGTTGGCATCCAATGTTGGTATGAGTCGCGTACATATGCACCGTAAATTAAAAGAATTGACAAATCAGTCTGCACGTGACTTTATTCGTTCCATCAGACTGAAACAGGCAGCCAATCTGCTGCGTGAAAAAAACTTGAGTATCTCGGAAGTCGCATATGCCACAGGTTTTTCCAACCTCTCTCATTTCTCCAATACATTCCGGGACTTTTACGGAATCTCACCTACAGAATATAAAGAACAACCGGACGTTCCGCAAGAGTGA